Proteins found in one Bremerella volcania genomic segment:
- a CDS encoding VOC family protein: protein MPRPIPIQSLNHLALAVRDARVACGFYRDVLGFREVERPPFNFPGAWLVGYGIQIHILETEHLGDYGDNPNSRANHYAFAVDDNSDLVEILNEHGIEFIQRVNAGNVHQTFFQDPDGHTIEVAVYPADPPFID from the coding sequence ATGCCCCGTCCGATTCCCATCCAAAGCTTGAATCACCTGGCCCTGGCCGTTCGCGATGCCCGGGTTGCTTGCGGCTTCTACCGAGACGTTCTCGGGTTTCGCGAAGTCGAACGCCCGCCGTTCAACTTCCCCGGGGCCTGGCTGGTGGGATATGGCATTCAGATTCATATCCTGGAAACGGAACACCTCGGAGATTACGGCGACAACCCGAACTCCCGCGCGAATCATTACGCGTTCGCCGTGGACGACAACAGCGACCTGGTCGAGATCCTCAACGAGCACGGCATCGAGTTCATCCAGCGCGTTAATGCCGGCAACGTGCACCAGACGTTTTTTCAAGATCCGGATGGGCACACGATTGAAGTGGCGGTGTATCCGGCGGATCCACCGTTTATTGATTAG